The DNA region AGTCCCTCGTACATTGGCATGAGAAGGTCCCGTGTCGGGGTCGCTTCCATCACCATGTCGAGTATCTCACTGTTCTTTATGAGGACGGCAGAGAGGAACTCGTAGGTGAACTTGTCAAGACGGATGTTAACACCACGTCGAGGCACCTGAGTGAGAAGTAGTACTATATTGAAGTCGCCTCGTGGCAGTTGGTTCAGAATCCCTCGCTTCATGTCCGGCTCAAGCTCGCCTTCAAGCTGTCTTGTGAGTGTCCCACGCTCGATGAAGTTGTACCTGATGCGCTCAAAGTCCCCGTTGGCACTCTTCTTCGGCCGGATGAACGATATCGAGTATCCAAGTCGCTTCAGAGAGTTGTAGCCAATCGTGGTGCGATACAGAGGAGGACACACAGTCTCGAGCTCGACTTTCCTGAGCTCCACAATTTCACCGTTTCTTCTGACTCGCAGGTTCAACGACTCACGCTCCCGTAGAGCTTTGGTCCCAGAGTGTCTTACTGCATCCTCAGTTTAAAGCGTTCTAGAAAATCAGTCCGCAAGTGCGCCTTCTTTCCGCAGCAATGCCCTCTTCAACTCGATCCCGAGGCCATAACCACCTATGCCACTGGCTGAGACGACTCTGTGACAAGGCACTATGGGCGCATAGCGGTTTCTGGCCATCACATTCCCGACGAAGCGGGAGGCCCTAGGCAGACCAGCCATGCTCGCAAGCTGCCCATAGGTCACAGTCATGCCTCTTGGGACCTTCATGAGAGATGTCAGTACCGCTTGAGTCTTGCCACTCAGACCTGAGAAGTCAAGACGCACTCGGGGCAATTCAGGAACATCAATCCCTTCATAGATGTCTAGAATGTAGTTGACCACCACAAGGTCATCCGGGAGGTCTTCTCGACGGAGTCCCTCACCTCCAGCGGAACGTACAGCACGCTCAAGGGACTCACTGGGAAGCGAACAGGAATAGAGGCCGCCCGGGGTGAACACCCCGGCGGCACATAGCCCATTTCTTTCGACGACTGCCAGTCTCTTACACATCTCAATTCACGGTTCGCTTCATTTTCTGGAACACTTTGAGACAGCATATACCAGAAGTGAAGTGAGTTCGGGGTTGCTCTTCTTTGACCCGAGGTCCGACCAGCCACCATCACTATTCTGTGTTCCGAGCACCAGCGAGAGACCCTGCTTGATCACCTCCTCTTCACTCTTGGTATTCGGTCGGCCGACAGATGCCAAGTCAACCATGTCGTAAGTCGATCTCTTTTCAATCG from Candidatus Thorarchaeota archaeon includes:
- a CDS encoding MGMT family protein yields the protein MCKRLAVVERNGLCAAGVFTPGGLYSCSLPSESLERAVRSAGGEGLRREDLPDDLVVVNYILDIYEGIDVPELPRVRLDFSGLSGKTQAVLTSLMKVPRGMTVTYGQLASMAGLPRASRFVGNVMARNRYAPIVPCHRVVSASGIGGYGLGIELKRALLRKEGALAD